One Sphingobacteruim zhuxiongii DNA window includes the following coding sequences:
- a CDS encoding YihY/virulence factor BrkB family protein, producing MKKVHQTLLHLQPYDRLIEWSKTATLPGFGKLPLYTVFVFFFQEISRESIINKASSLAYNFMLAIFPGIIFLFTLIPYIPVNNFQEQLMELIQLALPNNAYEVLENTLKDIIIRQNGELLSVGFILCTFFATNGMTTLMMTFNKSSLAKESRTWFQRRIVALVLSFSIVIALVCGIFLYTGSNWLINYLKTHIDYDLSWFWSFLIKTAQWLILFSIYFFTVSLIYKFGPSSSRWKLFTPGATLATLLAMLSFSLFTFYINNFGAYNKLYGSIGTLIVVMIWMYMNALILIIGYELNASIALSKQSIKIVKPRVYNSFKADQG from the coding sequence ATGAAAAAAGTACATCAAACGCTTCTACATCTACAGCCTTATGATCGTTTGATAGAATGGTCGAAAACTGCCACCCTACCGGGATTTGGCAAATTGCCCTTGTATACCGTTTTTGTTTTTTTCTTTCAGGAAATATCGCGAGAATCTATTATAAATAAAGCATCTTCTCTCGCTTACAATTTCATGTTAGCCATATTTCCTGGGATCATCTTTCTCTTCACCTTGATTCCATATATTCCGGTAAACAATTTTCAAGAGCAATTAATGGAGCTTATTCAACTTGCTCTACCAAACAATGCCTATGAAGTCCTGGAAAACACGCTAAAAGATATTATCATTAGGCAAAACGGTGAATTATTGTCTGTCGGTTTTATCCTTTGTACGTTCTTCGCAACTAACGGGATGACCACTTTGATGATGACTTTCAATAAATCTTCTTTAGCGAAGGAATCAAGAACTTGGTTTCAACGCCGAATAGTCGCTTTGGTTTTATCTTTCTCAATTGTTATTGCTTTGGTATGTGGGATTTTTCTATATACCGGATCTAACTGGTTGATAAACTACTTAAAGACGCATATTGATTACGATCTCTCTTGGTTTTGGTCGTTTTTGATAAAAACTGCACAATGGTTAATTCTATTCTCTATCTATTTTTTCACGGTTAGCCTAATCTATAAGTTTGGGCCGTCATCCTCACGTTGGAAGTTGTTTACTCCAGGAGCAACCTTGGCTACCCTACTTGCCATGTTATCATTCTCCTTATTCACGTTCTATATCAATAATTTTGGCGCTTACAACAAATTATATGGATCAATAGGAACTTTAATCGTTGTGATGATTTGGATGTATATGAACGCACTTATTCTTATAATTGGCTATGAATTGAATGCGAGTATTGCACTTTCAAAACAAAGTATTAAAATTGTAAAACCAAGAGTGTATAATTCATTCAAGGCAGACCAGGGATAA
- a CDS encoding acyl-CoA thioesterase — protein MFSYIHQVRVRYAETDNMGYVYYGNYAAYYEVARTEMLRSTGISYKELEEMGVMLPVIELHCNYIKPAKYDDLISINIYIREKPGIRIKFEYELFNEDGELLNTGSTQLVFVDMERNRPCRPPAVFQEKMAPFFGE, from the coding sequence ATGTTTTCCTATATACATCAAGTTCGTGTTCGTTATGCCGAAACGGACAATATGGGCTATGTCTACTACGGCAACTATGCCGCCTATTATGAAGTTGCACGTACTGAAATGCTACGCAGCACAGGCATTTCTTATAAAGAATTAGAAGAAATGGGTGTCATGCTCCCTGTCATTGAGCTTCATTGCAACTATATCAAACCTGCAAAATATGATGATTTAATCAGCATAAATATTTATATTCGAGAAAAACCGGGTATAAGGATTAAATTTGAATACGAGCTATTTAATGAAGACGGCGAGTTGTTGAATACAGGTTCTACGCAGCTAGTATTTGTCGATATGGAGCGTAATAGACCATGTAGACCTCCTGCAGTATTCCAAGAGAAAATGGCTCCATTTTTTGGAGAATAA
- the mltG gene encoding endolytic transglycosylase MltG: MAASGKKNNILKVLLIIVLIIGLVAAWLGYQAFMSPSIATSEDYFYVHTDEPYESVIKRIEDEGIVKNPTYFKYVAKSMDLQNGIKPGRYKLSKDLSNRRFIGNLRGGYQEAVPFRFQNLRLKENFAGALGKSFEADSTTFLNILNNETIAEKYGFNKDNFFSMFIPNTYEIYWNTKPEEIIDRFASEYKKFWNADRKAKAAALDMTPEQVSVLASIVKGEALHVDEMPEIAGLYINRLKRGMLLQADPTVIFANNDFTIRRVLNRHLTIDNPYNTYRYKGLPPGPIMMPSIASIDAVLNYNHHDYIYMCAKDDFSGYHNFAKTVAEHQINARKFQQALDARNIKK, encoded by the coding sequence ATGGCTGCGAGCGGAAAGAAAAATAACATCCTAAAGGTTTTACTAATCATCGTATTAATTATTGGCCTTGTTGCAGCTTGGTTAGGTTATCAGGCATTTATGTCCCCTAGCATTGCAACTTCTGAAGATTACTTTTATGTGCATACAGATGAGCCCTATGAAAGTGTCATCAAAAGGATTGAAGATGAAGGCATTGTAAAGAACCCTACCTACTTCAAATATGTTGCGAAGTCAATGGATTTACAAAATGGCATTAAACCGGGACGATATAAACTATCTAAAGACCTCAGCAATCGCCGTTTTATTGGGAATTTACGTGGTGGTTATCAAGAAGCAGTTCCATTTAGATTTCAGAATTTGCGCTTAAAAGAGAACTTCGCTGGCGCCTTGGGAAAAAGTTTCGAAGCCGATTCAACGACATTCTTGAATATTCTCAATAATGAAACTATAGCAGAGAAGTATGGCTTTAACAAAGATAATTTCTTCTCCATGTTTATTCCAAACACCTATGAGATTTATTGGAACACTAAGCCTGAAGAAATTATCGATCGCTTCGCTAGTGAGTATAAGAAATTTTGGAATGCCGATAGAAAAGCAAAAGCAGCAGCTTTGGATATGACGCCAGAACAAGTGAGCGTTTTGGCCTCCATCGTTAAAGGAGAGGCACTACATGTCGATGAAATGCCCGAAATAGCTGGATTATATATCAATAGACTAAAACGCGGAATGTTATTGCAAGCGGATCCTACAGTAATTTTTGCTAACAATGATTTCACCATCCGTCGTGTTCTAAATCGTCACCTTACAATTGATAATCCATATAATACCTATCGCTATAAAGGTCTGCCTCCGGGTCCGATCATGATGCCTAGTATTGCATCAATCGACGCCGTGCTAAACTATAATCATCATGATTATATTTACATGTGTGCAAAGGATGATTTCTCAGGATATCACAACTTTGCTAAAACTGTTGCAGAGCATCAAATTAATGCTAGGAAGTTTCAGCAGGCACTTGACGCAAGAAATATCAAAAAATAA
- a CDS encoding PASTA domain-containing protein: protein MSKFFLYLRTSAFRKNLIAALIFIVVLFIVVYFGLKVYTKHGDSQEVPVLKGLHITEALKILDKAGLEYEIDSIYQMDAKPGLVIDQDPDPKSHVKGGRTIYLTIITQSAPEIAFPEIVDKTFIEASAILKNHSLKIADTTYINDIARDVILEVKFSGQTIQPGRMVPKGSRISLILGNGRGDSEVDIPNLAGQSVEEAKFALAGLGLTLGSISFSDNSRDTINARIVGQSPDTSAHVISIGSAVHVTLAMPKTTTPTPVNPTTPQN, encoded by the coding sequence ATGTCGAAATTCTTTTTATACTTAAGGACGAGTGCATTTAGGAAAAACCTAATAGCCGCCTTAATTTTCATAGTCGTCCTATTTATCGTAGTATATTTTGGATTAAAAGTTTACACGAAACATGGGGACTCGCAAGAAGTACCTGTATTGAAAGGATTGCATATTACTGAGGCTTTGAAAATTCTTGACAAAGCCGGTTTGGAATACGAAATAGACTCTATTTACCAAATGGACGCGAAACCAGGATTAGTGATTGATCAAGATCCTGATCCCAAATCTCATGTGAAAGGTGGTCGTACCATATATCTAACGATTATTACACAGTCTGCTCCAGAAATTGCGTTCCCTGAAATTGTTGATAAAACATTTATAGAAGCGTCTGCTATTTTAAAGAATCATTCTTTGAAAATTGCTGACACCACCTATATCAATGATATAGCTCGAGATGTAATTCTAGAGGTAAAATTCTCAGGACAGACAATACAACCTGGACGTATGGTTCCTAAAGGGTCGAGAATCAGCTTAATCCTAGGAAATGGTCGTGGCGATTCAGAAGTTGATATCCCTAACTTAGCAGGCCAATCAGTTGAAGAGGCTAAATTTGCTCTTGCCGGACTTGGACTAACGCTAGGGTCAATTTCCTTTTCCGATAATTCACGCGATACGATCAACGCACGAATTGTAGGTCAGAGCCCTGATACTAGCGCTCACGTTATTTCTATTGGAAGTGCGGTTCACGTAACTTTGGCTATGCCAAAAACAACAACTCCCACACCAGTAAATCCTACAACACCTCAAAATTAA
- a CDS encoding D-alanine--D-alanine ligase → MKTKVALVKGGYTGEAEVSFKSAAFVYAQIDKNKYDVFPITVSLDSWFYEDESGNKHEVDRQDFSIKLDGESIRFDVAFIIIHGVPGEDGRLQGYFDMIGLPYTSCTALTSALTMNKGYTKAIVQDIQEINVAKSVLLFEEHRSKAADLVLEKLSLPIFVKPNAGGSSIGMSKVSDWSELRKALDDAYDAENTGYQVLVEEFVTGREFSQGIYRDSKGVLQVLPATEVRTTREFFDYEAKYTPGLTEEITPADLNEEQKERADRIIKEIYIRLNCKGMVRIDFFIENNTDKFFFIEINTVPGQTAQSFIPQQVRASGRTETAFYGELIEAALTS, encoded by the coding sequence ATGAAAACAAAAGTTGCTTTAGTCAAAGGGGGGTACACTGGAGAAGCGGAAGTATCGTTTAAAAGTGCGGCCTTCGTTTATGCACAAATTGATAAAAATAAATACGATGTATTTCCGATTACGGTGTCATTAGATAGTTGGTTTTATGAAGATGAATCCGGTAATAAGCACGAGGTTGATCGTCAAGATTTTTCGATAAAACTTGATGGTGAATCGATCCGCTTTGACGTTGCATTTATTATTATACATGGCGTTCCTGGAGAAGATGGGCGATTACAGGGTTATTTCGACATGATTGGTCTTCCTTACACTTCTTGTACAGCTTTAACATCTGCTTTGACGATGAACAAAGGTTATACGAAAGCCATTGTACAAGATATTCAGGAGATCAATGTTGCCAAATCGGTGTTGTTATTTGAAGAGCATCGATCCAAAGCTGCTGATCTAGTTCTTGAGAAATTGAGTCTTCCAATTTTTGTGAAGCCAAATGCGGGAGGTAGTAGTATCGGAATGAGTAAAGTTTCCGATTGGAGTGAACTTCGAAAAGCGCTTGATGATGCTTATGATGCGGAGAATACAGGTTACCAAGTCTTGGTTGAAGAGTTTGTAACAGGGCGAGAGTTTTCACAAGGAATTTATCGCGACTCAAAAGGTGTATTACAAGTGCTTCCTGCAACAGAAGTTAGAACAACGCGAGAGTTTTTTGATTATGAAGCTAAGTATACACCAGGACTGACCGAAGAAATAACACCTGCAGATCTTAATGAGGAACAGAAGGAAAGGGCCGATCGCATAATCAAAGAAATTTATATTCGATTGAATTGTAAAGGTATGGTGCGCATAGACTTTTTTATAGAGAATAATACCGATAAGTTCTTCTTTATTGAAATCAATACGGTACCTGGTCAAACAGCACAATCCTTTATACCACAGCAAGTACGAGCTTCAGGGAGAACGGAGACTGCATTTTATGGCGAATTAATCGAAGCAGCGCTAACTAGTTAA
- a CDS encoding M14 family metallopeptidase: protein MNYWKASFWLLLFTLGLLPVSQAQQITSPKLHFGFDIGDDYQLANFQQTEIYFKKLSEQSDRVIYYPIGKTEEGREQCMLIISSPENLKNLDRYQEISQRLARAELKEDEARALAKEGKSVVWIDGGLHSTEVVGMHQLIQTAYLLASSKDDETMNILDNSVILLVHANPDGQELVSNWYMREPQIEKRSTSLVPVLYQKYAGHDNNRDFFMLNLKESQNMARQLFIEWNPQIMYNHHQTAPAGAVVAGAPYRDPFNYVFDPLLMSGIDALGAAMSSRLNAENKPGYTAKGGSVFSTWYNGGLRTTTYFHNMIGLLTEIIGNPTPYDIPLVPSRLLPSSDTQNPVLPQRWHFKQSIDYSISLNYAVMGYAARYRDEVLYNIYKMGRNSIEKGSKDTWSLSPSKVAVIDSAVQQSRKSNPNERFPNPNLIEQLNKNPNLRDARAYVIPADQADFSTAVKFLNALIANGIEVLQTTKEFTVAGKSYPSGSYVIKTNQAYRPHILDMFEPQDHPNDFEYPGGPPIPPYDAAGWTLAYIMNVKFDRFLDDIDGPFQKLPIGEKIVIPPFTTSKGKYTVLSPAINDSYELINKLLNEKQKVWRDQANGNFYFVSKSSVKTNLPTSAIDKLPEGAKLLKSSRIALWDTYGGSMPSGWIRFLMEQFQYNASVVFPPEFEKGNLKEKYDVIILPSGAIPRLQGSVKSSYGPNFNNGAPENIPSPYRERWGSLTVEKSIPALREFMEKGGTIVSIGNGLDIAKHFNLEVTSALVDENNKPLRAVDFYTPGSVLSAKLATGLPDTWGYESNIDVYYSNSALFRIHDEKITPLLWFESDKVLKSGWSWGEKYLKDAVLAFDAKIGKGKLVCFGNDITFRAQTHGTFKLLFNQLY from the coding sequence ATGAATTATTGGAAAGCTTCTTTCTGGCTTTTACTGTTTACGCTGGGCCTTTTACCCGTCAGCCAAGCTCAACAGATTACATCTCCAAAATTGCATTTTGGATTCGATATCGGAGATGACTATCAACTTGCCAACTTCCAGCAGACGGAAATTTATTTTAAAAAATTGAGTGAACAGTCCGATCGCGTAATCTACTATCCTATTGGAAAAACTGAAGAGGGTCGAGAACAGTGTATGCTGATCATAAGTTCCCCAGAGAACTTAAAAAATCTTGATCGCTATCAAGAGATATCACAGCGCTTAGCTCGCGCGGAACTCAAGGAGGATGAAGCGAGAGCCTTAGCGAAGGAAGGAAAAAGCGTTGTTTGGATTGATGGAGGGCTACATTCGACAGAGGTAGTGGGGATGCATCAATTAATTCAGACTGCCTATTTGCTGGCATCATCGAAAGATGATGAAACAATGAATATCTTGGATAACAGCGTCATTTTGTTAGTTCATGCCAATCCAGACGGACAAGAACTGGTTTCCAATTGGTACATGCGTGAACCCCAAATAGAAAAGAGATCGACCAGTTTAGTTCCTGTACTTTACCAAAAGTATGCTGGACATGATAACAATCGTGATTTCTTCATGTTAAATCTGAAAGAGAGTCAAAACATGGCTCGTCAACTATTTATTGAATGGAACCCACAAATCATGTATAACCATCACCAAACGGCGCCTGCAGGTGCGGTCGTTGCGGGTGCTCCCTATCGAGATCCATTTAATTATGTTTTTGACCCCTTGCTAATGTCTGGAATCGATGCATTGGGGGCTGCAATGTCTTCACGATTAAATGCAGAAAACAAACCCGGCTATACAGCGAAAGGCGGCTCGGTTTTCTCGACTTGGTATAATGGTGGATTGAGAACAACGACCTATTTTCATAATATGATCGGCCTCCTGACCGAAATAATTGGAAACCCAACCCCTTATGATATTCCGCTCGTTCCGTCTAGACTTTTACCCTCCAGCGACACGCAAAATCCAGTATTGCCGCAGCGCTGGCACTTCAAGCAGTCCATCGATTATTCAATTTCATTGAATTACGCTGTTATGGGATATGCAGCGAGATACCGTGATGAGGTATTGTACAATATCTATAAAATGGGAAGAAACTCTATAGAAAAAGGCAGTAAGGATACCTGGTCATTATCGCCGAGTAAAGTTGCTGTAATAGACAGCGCTGTGCAACAGTCGAGAAAATCCAATCCAAATGAACGCTTTCCAAATCCTAATCTAATAGAACAACTAAATAAGAATCCTAACCTTCGAGATGCAAGAGCTTATGTGATTCCAGCGGATCAAGCTGACTTCTCAACGGCTGTCAAATTCTTAAATGCTTTAATAGCGAACGGGATTGAAGTATTGCAGACGACAAAGGAATTCACAGTGGCAGGCAAATCTTATCCTTCTGGTTCCTATGTTATAAAAACGAATCAGGCCTACCGTCCGCATATTTTAGACATGTTTGAACCTCAGGATCATCCAAACGATTTTGAATACCCAGGAGGCCCTCCTATCCCTCCTTATGACGCAGCTGGCTGGACCTTAGCATACATTATGAATGTAAAGTTTGATCGCTTTCTGGATGACATCGATGGTCCCTTTCAGAAACTGCCTATCGGAGAAAAGATCGTCATTCCACCTTTTACAACCTCTAAAGGAAAGTATACTGTTCTTTCGCCTGCCATAAATGACAGTTACGAATTGATTAACAAATTACTTAATGAAAAACAAAAGGTTTGGCGTGATCAAGCTAATGGGAATTTTTACTTTGTTAGCAAATCAAGCGTAAAAACAAACCTTCCTACCTCCGCAATAGATAAACTTCCCGAGGGTGCGAAATTATTGAAATCTTCAAGAATAGCTTTATGGGATACTTATGGTGGAAGTATGCCGTCTGGATGGATTAGGTTCCTCATGGAACAATTCCAATATAATGCAAGCGTGGTTTTTCCTCCAGAATTTGAAAAGGGAAATCTAAAAGAAAAATACGATGTTATTATTCTACCTAGTGGTGCAATCCCGCGTCTACAGGGATCCGTAAAATCAAGCTATGGTCCAAATTTTAATAATGGAGCACCTGAAAACATCCCTTCTCCTTACAGAGAACGTTGGGGTAGTCTAACTGTAGAGAAGTCGATTCCTGCACTTCGAGAATTCATGGAAAAAGGCGGAACAATCGTCTCCATAGGAAACGGCTTAGATATTGCCAAACATTTCAATTTAGAAGTTACTAGCGCTCTTGTCGATGAAAATAACAAACCTTTACGAGCTGTTGATTTCTACACACCGGGCTCTGTTTTATCCGCTAAGCTTGCTACAGGATTGCCAGACACTTGGGGCTATGAGTCTAATATCGACGTATATTACAGCAATTCAGCCTTATTTAGGATTCATGATGAGAAAATCACTCCTTTACTTTGGTTTGAAAGTGATAAAGTATTAAAGAGCGGATGGTCTTGGGGAGAGAAATACTTGAAAGACGCCGTTTTAGCTTTTGATGCCAAGATTGGAAAAGGGAAGCTCGTTTGCTTTGGTAATGACATTACTTTTAGAGCACAAACTCATGGTACCTTTAAATTACTCTTTAATCAGCTCTACTAG
- a CDS encoding N-acetylglucosamine kinase — translation MILVADSGSSRSDWMLHLPDSKPLRFRTKGLNPFFVNEKEIASVLGQVQEIIPYINEINELYFFGAGCTTPDRRELVSNALTEIFPNSFISVESDLQGSAYATFGGAKGLICNIGTGSDSSYYNGESLEQGLYGIGYVLGDEGSGAWFGKQLITAYLYEQMPRDLMRIFKEAHPITKDIIIKNVYQKDRPNAYLASFAEFMAANRAHPYIDNLLRNGFDEFVRTNVMTYPNFWEYECNFVGGIAYHFDLHLREVCNLHGVRIGKILKNPIEEIFHFVVNRELNVELK, via the coding sequence ATGATTTTAGTTGCAGATAGTGGTTCATCACGATCAGATTGGATGTTGCATCTTCCAGATAGTAAACCCCTACGTTTTCGTACTAAAGGCCTAAATCCATTTTTTGTCAACGAGAAGGAAATAGCTTCCGTTTTAGGTCAAGTGCAAGAGATTATTCCTTATATCAATGAAATCAATGAGCTTTATTTTTTCGGGGCAGGTTGTACGACGCCAGATCGTCGAGAGTTGGTTTCTAATGCATTAACAGAGATTTTTCCAAATTCCTTTATTTCCGTAGAGAGCGATTTGCAGGGGTCTGCCTATGCTACGTTTGGGGGGGCTAAAGGGTTAATATGTAATATAGGAACAGGTTCAGATAGCAGTTACTACAATGGGGAGTCACTCGAACAAGGTCTGTACGGGATAGGATACGTGTTAGGAGATGAAGGTTCTGGTGCATGGTTCGGAAAGCAATTAATTACTGCGTATCTATATGAGCAAATGCCAAGAGACTTGATGCGTATATTTAAAGAAGCACACCCGATTACGAAAGACATCATCATAAAAAATGTTTATCAGAAAGATCGACCAAATGCTTATTTAGCATCGTTTGCAGAATTCATGGCGGCAAACAGGGCGCATCCTTATATTGATAATTTATTGCGAAATGGATTTGATGAGTTTGTTCGAACAAACGTGATGACTTATCCTAACTTTTGGGAATACGAGTGTAATTTTGTTGGTGGAATTGCCTATCATTTTGATCTACATCTGAGAGAGGTATGCAATTTGCATGGAGTAAGAATAGGTAAAATATTAAAAAACCCTATTGAGGAGATTTTTCACTTCGTGGTCAATAGGGAATTGAATGTTGAATTAAAATAG
- a CDS encoding glutathione peroxidase, with amino-acid sequence MIVKMILLYTMLFQQPSVYDFSFNTIDGKKVSLADFKGKEILIVNTASKCGFTKQYKELQELHKQYGEKLVVIGFPSDNFGGQEFDANDKIQEFCEQNYGVTFLLSEKVDVKGENADPLFKYLTSAENADFTGEIKWNFEKFLINKDGKLTNRFRSKVTPLDESIISKI; translated from the coding sequence ATGATAGTAAAAATGATTTTGTTGTACACCATGCTGTTTCAGCAACCGAGTGTATACGACTTTTCCTTCAATACAATCGACGGAAAGAAGGTTTCCTTAGCTGATTTCAAGGGAAAGGAAATTTTGATTGTCAATACGGCCTCCAAGTGTGGCTTTACGAAGCAATACAAAGAATTACAGGAGCTGCATAAACAATATGGCGAAAAGTTAGTGGTGATCGGATTTCCATCTGACAATTTTGGTGGACAGGAGTTTGATGCCAATGATAAAATCCAGGAATTCTGCGAACAAAACTATGGAGTTACTTTTCTATTGTCTGAAAAAGTAGACGTAAAGGGAGAAAACGCAGATCCTTTATTTAAATATTTAACGAGTGCCGAAAATGCAGACTTCACTGGTGAGATTAAATGGAATTTTGAAAAGTTTTTGATTAATAAAGATGGAAAACTAACGAATCGATTCCGTTCTAAAGTAACACCGTTGGACGAATCGATAATTTCTAAAATCTAG
- a CDS encoding thymidine kinase, which produces MLFSEHNFHDRQERIGSIEVICGSMFSGKTEELIRRLKRAKFAKLPVEIFKPEIDVRYGEHEVVSHDSNAIPSTPVSHSSAILLLSSDTKVVGIDEAQFFDEELPDVCNTLANRGIRVIVAGLDMDYKGRPFGPIPNLMAMAEHVSKVHAVCVQCGSPATYSYRIAENESRVLLGEKESYEPRCRSCYFDLSRKNH; this is translated from the coding sequence ATGTTGTTTTCAGAACATAATTTCCACGATAGACAGGAACGTATTGGAAGTATAGAAGTTATCTGTGGTTCTATGTTTTCGGGAAAGACCGAAGAACTTATTCGAAGACTGAAAAGAGCAAAATTTGCGAAGTTGCCGGTTGAGATTTTCAAACCTGAAATTGATGTGCGTTATGGTGAGCATGAAGTCGTTTCTCATGACAGTAACGCTATCCCATCGACGCCAGTATCCCACTCTTCTGCTATCCTCCTGCTCAGTTCAGATACCAAAGTCGTTGGTATTGATGAGGCTCAATTTTTTGACGAAGAACTACCAGACGTATGTAATACACTGGCGAACCGCGGAATCCGCGTGATTGTTGCCGGTCTCGATATGGATTATAAGGGACGACCATTCGGCCCCATACCTAATTTGATGGCGATGGCTGAACACGTAAGTAAAGTGCATGCGGTATGTGTTCAATGTGGTTCTCCAGCAACATATTCTTACCGCATTGCAGAAAACGAATCGCGTGTTCTCTTAGGGGAAAAAGAAAGTTATGAGCCAAGGTGTCGATCCTGTTATTTTGATTTAAGTAGAAAAAACCACTAA